TTGTGGTTCGGTTAACGTATTGATATAGCTTTTTGCAATCTGTTTATACGATCTGCGGCCACATATTCTTTAACGCGCGGGTAAAACATACATGCCTTGGACTCGGATTATCAGTGGAGCGATCGCCATTCCCGTGGCATTGGCGGCGATCATATTAGGGGGATGGGCATTTACAATTGCGTTTGGCACCCTAGTGTGTCTGGGTTTACGCGAATATTTTAATCTAGTCAGAGCCACCGACGCAGCCCCCGCCGCCAAAACTACAATCACCGCCAGTATTATTTTGTTATTGCTGGCGCAGATCAATGGCGAAATTGTTACCGCTGCTTTTCCGATCGCTGGTACCTGGATTTGTTTCTATTTGCTGTTTCGACCCAAGCTGGCCACGATCGCCGATATTTCCACTTCCATTCTGGGGCTTTTCTATGGCGGCTATTTGCCCAGCTATTGGATTCGGTTACGGCAATTTGACCAAACGGAAATTTTTAGTTGGCATTGGCTCCATCTCAATCAGAGCGCCATTTATGTGTTTCTGGCGTTTATGTGTATTTGGGCTTCGGACATTGGCTCCTATTTCTTTGGCAAATTGATGGGACGTACCAAACTGTCGCACATTAGCCCCAAGAAAACCGTTGAGGGGGCAGCCTTGGGGTTGGCTAGTTGTATGGCAGTAGCGATCTTGGGGGCATGGCAACTGAGCTGGCCGTTTTGGCTTCTCACTGGCACGGCATTAGGAGTATTAATTGGCATTTCCAGTTTGCTAGGCGATCTGACCGAATCGATGATGAAACGGGATGCGGGGGTCAAGGATTCCGGCCAAATTATCCCTGGGCATGGTGGCATTTTGGATCGCACTGATAGCTATGTGTTTACTGCGCCTTTGGTTTATTACTTTATTGTGCTGGTGTTG
The sequence above is a segment of the Pseudanabaena sp. PCC 7367 genome. Coding sequences within it:
- a CDS encoding phosphatidate cytidylyltransferase, translating into MPWTRIISGAIAIPVALAAIILGGWAFTIAFGTLVCLGLREYFNLVRATDAAPAAKTTITASIILLLLAQINGEIVTAAFPIAGTWICFYLLFRPKLATIADISTSILGLFYGGYLPSYWIRLRQFDQTEIFSWHWLHLNQSAIYVFLAFMCIWASDIGSYFFGKLMGRTKLSHISPKKTVEGAALGLASCMAVAILGAWQLSWPFWLLTGTALGVLIGISSLLGDLTESMMKRDAGVKDSGQIIPGHGGILDRTDSYVFTAPLVYYFIVLVLLQLPNTLNLPILNISIG